CATGTCCGCCTCGACCTCCGTCTCCTCCGTCTGGACCACCTTTTTCAATAAATTTCTCTCTATGTAAATGCGTAGATCCTTTCCCTCCTTTTCCGGAAGAAACGTATATCTTAACGTAATCTACAAAATTTCCTTCTGTCATTTTTCTGAATTTCAGATTTTAGATTTCAGATTTTAGATTGCTCTAGCTTCTATTTCTAAATTCTATTTTATTTATTTTTTCGTTTCAATCTATACATTAAGTGTAAACTGTGTCTGCATACTGAGACTGAAAACTTTTTATTCTCTCTATTCTTTCAATGCTTTAACAAGCACTTTATCAATTTTTACGCCGTCCATGTCGATCACTTCTAAGACGAATTTCTGCCAGACTAATTTTTCTCCTTCTTTTGGAATATGAGAAAGCTCCGTCATGATCATGCCGCTTACAGTGTTTACTTCGTAATCGTTGGTTAATTCGTCTAACTCGAAATAGGTTAAGAAATCGTGTAACGAATAATGTCCGTCAACCAGCCACGAACCATCTTCTCTTTCTATCAGCTGGAATTCGTCTTTGTAAAATTCAGAGGCATCTCCAACTAAAGCTTCTAGGATGTCATTCAAAGTAATCAAACCTTGAAAAACTCCATATTCATCTGAAACTAAAGCGTAATGAACTCCTGTTTTCTTGAAATTTTCTAACGCTTTGTAAGCCGTTGTCTGTTCCATTAAATAAGGCGCATCGGAAACTATTACCGACAAATCGAAATTATCTTTTTCTATACTGGCGAAGATATTTTTTAATGTAACCACTCCAACAATATCATCGTAATTATCATTATAAACTGGATAAACAGCATGCAGATCCTGAACTACCAATTCTTTAATCTTGTCTTTATCTGCTTTTAACGGCAACATGTCAACCGATTTTCGGTGTGTCATTAACGAACTTACTTTTCTATCTCCGATATGAAAAACGCGCTCCACAATATCTTGTTCAATTTCTTGAACTTCTCCAACTTCTGTTCCTTCTTTGATTATGGCCTTAATTTCTTCTTCAGTCACTTTTCCGTCTGCCGTTGGTTTGATTTGTAAAACATTCAACAAGAAATCTGTTGAAGAAGTTAACAACCAAATAAACGGCGCCGTAATGATCGAAATAACTTTCATTGGCATTGCCACCATTTTAGCAATTGCTTCTGGGTAATTTAATCCGATTCGTTTTGGAAGTAATTCTCCTAAAACTAATGAGAAGAAAGTTAAAACTACAACCACAATTCCAACTGCGATTGAATGTGCATAAGGTTTTAAAGCTGCAAAACCTGCCACAAATAATTCAACATCGGCAGTGATTTTATCTCCGGAATAAATACCTGTTAAAATACCGATTAAGGTAATTCCGATTTGTACTGTTGATAAAAATTTGTTTGGCGAATTGGCTAAATCGAGTGCTGTTTTAGCACTTTTATTGCCTTTTTTCGCTGCTGTTTCCAACCTGTTTTTACGGGCTGAAATCAAAGCGATTTCAGACATGGAGAAAACTCCGTTTAGTAGAATTAGAAAAAATATAATTAGTATTTCCAATTGATAGGGGATTCGTTATAAAATGGTCTAGTTAAATGCAATTTGTACTCAATTTATTATAGCCCAGATGGAAGTGAATAGCCCGGAGCTAAAAAAACTAATTTTTCCTGCCAGAAAACAGCGACCGGAGGAAGCTCGTTTTATGGTTTGGAAAAATAGTTTTTTTAGCGAGGACTAGTAACGTACAGCTGGAAAAAGCTTCTACAAATTATCTATAACTGACGTTAAGCGCTCTGTAATATCTTTAATTTCTCCAATACCGTTTACAGCGTGAAATTTATTCTGTGCTTTATAGTAATCGATTAACGGAGCTGTTTTTTCATTGTATTCCTGATATCTCACACGAATTTTTTCTTCGTCCTGGTCATCTGCTCTTCCGCTTGTTTTTCCTCTTTCTAATAGACGGGCTACTAAAATTTCGTCATCAGCTTCTAAAGCGATTGTTGCTGTTACGCTAGAACCAATTGTTGGCAAAAATTTGTCTAAAGCTTCTGCCTGATTGATTGTTCTTGGGTAACCGTCGAACAAAAATCCTGCTGTATCAGGGTGTTTTTTTACCTCATCAATTAACATTGCAGTTGTTACTTCGCAAGGAACTAATTCTCCGTTGTCCATAAAAACTCTTGCTTTTTTTCCTAGTTCAGTATCATTTTTTAAATTGAAACGAAAAATATCTCCTGTTGAAAGGTGTGTTAAATTGTATTTTTCTTTTAAAAATTCTGCCTGAGTTCCTTTTCCTGCACCAGGCTTTCCAAATAAAACGATGTTAATCATAATTGAAATGAGTGTTGTTACTTCTGTCTTTCAGAAGTTTTAAAATGAATATATAGTTGTGTTTTGTTATTCTGCTAATTTGTAAACTTCGGTTAAGTTTCTTCCTAATCCATCATAGTCCAAACCATAACCCACAATAAATTTGTTCGGAATACGAATTCCGATATAATCTATTTTGATGTCTTTTTTATATGCTTCCGGTTTAAAGAATAATGTTGCAATTTTAAAATGCTTTACATTTTGTGCTTTAAACAAATGCTTCAATTCTTCAATTGTATTTCCGGTATCGATAATATCTTCGATGATGATTACCGTTCTTCCCGAAAGATCCTGATTGATTCCGATTAATTCTTTAACCGAATTTGTTGTTTCGGTTCCTTCATACGATGCCATTTTGATAAACGAAACCTCGCACGGTTTTTTATATTTTTTTAGAAAATCTGATACGACCATAAAGGCACCATTCAAAACCCCAATAAAAATTGGCGTATCATCTCCAAAATCGTCTTCTACCTGAGCCACTATTTTGGTTAAAGCAAAATCAATTTCTTTAGCCGAAATAAACGGAACAAATTGTTTATCGTGAAGTTGTATCATTATTTTTCTTTTTAAAATAATGGACAAAGATACAGAATTAGAACTTAACAGCTTATATCAAAATGGACTGTATCCTGATATTTTTTAAGAATGTTAAATATCAGTTAATAATTACAAATTATTTTTTGATGCTGTTTCAAATTTCAGTAAATTGTTGTTAAATAATTATTTAACTCCAAAAAACCGATGAAAAGATCCTTATCACTATTCTCAATATCGTTATTAGCCTTAATGACTTCCTGTAATGGACAAGTTAAAAAAGAAGAAAAAGAAGCCTTAGCCAAACAGCCCGGAAACGTTGTAAAAACGGCTATCGGAGACATTACACTTCCTCCGCCCTACGCAACCGAATCAAAAACAAAGAACAGTAAAGTTATAGGCTGGCCCGAAGGCAAAACGCCAAAAGCACCGGAAGGTTTTACGGTAACCAAATTTGCTGACGGTTTCGAAAATCCGCGTTGGAGCTATATCGGACCAAACAATGATATTTTTGTTGTGGAGAGTGGAACCAGAACAAGTAAAAACCAAATTATAGTTTTGCGTGACAAGGATAAAGACGGAAAATATGAAACTCGAGAAGTTTTTATTTCTGGTTTAAACAGACCTTTGGGAATGCTCATTCTTAAAGACTTTTTTTATATTGCCAATACCGATGGACTTTACCGTTATCCTTATAAAAATGCCCCTTTAAAATTAGAAACTCAAGGAACTAAAATCGTTGAACTTCCTGCGGGTGGATACAACAATCACTGGACAAGAAGTTTGCTGGCTAATCCTGAAGGAACAAAAATTTATATTGGTGTTGGTTCAGGAAGCAATGTTGGAGAAAACGGAATGGATAAAGAAATTCGCCGTGCCGCAATTTTAGAAATTAATCCTGACGGAACCGGCGAAAAAATTTATGCTGAAGGTCTTAGAAATCCAATGGGAATGGATTGGAATCCTGCCAACAAAAAGGAACTATGGACAGCAGTAAATGAAAGAGATGAACTTGGCGATGATTTGGTTCCAGATTATATCACGAGTGTAAAAAGAGGCGGTTTTTATGGATGGCCTTATTCGTATTTTGGAAGTATTCCTGACCCAAGATGGAAAGGGAAAGGCGAAAGAAAAGATTTGATAGAAAGAGCTATTGTTCCCGATGTTCCGGTTGGTGCTCACACGGCTTCTTTGGGATTGGCTTTTTATACTAAAGATGCTTTTCCTGCTAAATATAAAAACGGAGCTTTTGTAGGTCAGCATGGTTCCTGGAACCGATCTGTAATTTCAGGTTATAAAGTTTTATTTGTTCCTTTTAAAGATGGAAAACCTTCAGGAAAACCAGAAGATTTTTTAACGGGTTTTATTTCTGACAATGATAAAGCGGAAGTTTACGGGCGTCCGGTTGCGGTTACAGTTATGAATGATGGATCGCTTTTGGTTAATGATGATAGCGGCAATACGATTTGGAAAGTTTCAGCCAAATAAATCGACAAGCTTGGTTTTAACCACAAATTACACAAATTTTCGCAAATTAATTTGTGTGAATTTGTGCAATTTGCGGTTTAAAAAATATATCGAATTTTTAATCCAATTGCTTTCGGCACAAACTATAAAGATTTTTAAACACATAGAGACATAGATTTTTTTGCATTAAAAAGTTGATTTTAAGAAAACTCGTTTTCACACATAGCTACTATGTGAATTTAAATAAGTGAAACGCCTTTTTTGCCTCAATCAATACTATGTTTCTATGTGTTAAAATAAAACCGCACTTTTAACTCTGCTCATTTATGTCTTTCCTCAAATGTTTTCTTTTTCTTTTGATTTTTTTTGTTTCTAAAAACATTTCAGCACAAGAAAATATTGATTCTGTCAAAACTCAAAAACTGAACGAAGTTTTAATAAGTCCGCTTCACATTAATCGGGATTTACAGAATAGTCCTGCTTCGATTGGTGTTTTATCTGAAAAAGAATTACTTCGAAATAATACCACAGACATAAGTAATGTCATTAACACGATTCCCGGTGTTTTTATGCAATCGTCGAATATTACCACAACCCGAATTTCGATTCGCGGAATTGGCGCCAGAACGCCATACGGAACCAATAAAATCAGGGCTTTTTATGGTAATATTCCACTGACATCTGGAAACAGCGAAACGGTAATTGATGATATTGATCTTCAAAACATCAATCAGGTTGAAGTAATCAAAGGGCCACTTTCGAGTATTTACGGAGCGGGTTTGGGTGGAGCGATTTTGATTTCGCCCGAAACATTTAATAAAGGAAATTATCAAGCGGAAGTCAGTTCTGTTTTTGGATCTTTTGGATTATTGAAAAACAGAGTCGGTTTTAATTGGAACGAAAAAAGCGCTTCTTTCAATCTGAGTTATCACAATTTAAAAACCGATGGCTGGCGCGAAAACAGCGCTTACAATCGGGAAGGAATTACGCTCGGCGGTGAATTGTTCCGAAAGAAAAACAGCAAGTTGACGTACTTTTCCAATTACACTTATTTAAAAGCATACATTCCGAGTTCAATCAATAAAACCACTTTCGAAAATAATCCACAGGCAGGCGCGCCGACTTGGGTTGCTTCAAAAGGATTCAAAGAATACAAATCGACTTTGGGCGGATTGGCTTATGATTTTAAAATAAACGATAATTTAAACAATTCAACTTCTGTTTTTATCAATTATAAAGACAGCAACGAACCGCGTCCTTTTGATATTTTGCGTCAATATACTTTTGCATCAGGTGCGAGAACTCAATTTTCGGGAGATTTTAATATCGGAAAAATCAAAAATCAGTTTATTGCAGGTCTGGAATATTTCAGAGATAATTATAGTGGAAATACTTTTCAAAACTTATATCAGCAAAATAATGGAAACGGAAGTTTGCAAGGCAATCAACTTACCGCAACCGATCAAAAAAGAGATTTTTACAACATTTTTTCTCAAATCAGGACTTTGCTTTCAGAACATTTTGAGATTCAGGCAGGTTTAAATTACAACAAAACTAAATTTGAATTGCAGAATGATTTTCCCGCTTCCGCGAATAATCTGAAGGAGAAATATAGTTATGACGGGATTTTTTCGCCACAGCTTTCTTTTCTTTATAAACCAAATGAAGTTCGAACCTTTTACTTTTCTGTAAGTCGAGGATTTTCTCTTCCCGCTACCGAAGAAACTTTAACTTCAACAGGAAACATCAATTCTGATATTAAACCCGAAACAGGTTATAATTTTGAATTGGGCGGAAAACTGCACTTTTTCAATAGAAAACTCTACACCGAAATTGCTATTTACCGAATGGAAATTAAAGATTTATTGGTTGCCAAAAGAATCGGCGACGATCAATATGAAGGTGTAAATGCCGGGAAAACTTTTCATGAAGGAATTGAGATTTCCTTAAATCACAATTGGCCGATTAATCGAATTTTTACTCTAAATTCTTATGTTGGCGCTTCAATCGGAAATTATGAATTCAAAGAATTTGTCGATAACGGAAATGATTATTCTGGAAACAAATTAACGGGAGTTCCAGCCAATACAGCAAGCGCAGGTTTTACTTTAAACACAAATTCTGGATTTTATTTTACTGCCGATTTCCAATTTACCGATAAAATCCCAATGAACGATTCAAATGCAGATTATTCCGATTCTTATTCACTTCTGAATTTAAAAACCGGTTACCAATTTGAAATTCTATCTGGTTTAAAAGCTCATTTCGACGCAGGCATAAATAATGTCATGAACGAAAAATACGCTTCCATGATTTTGACCAATGCAACTGCCGTTGGAAATGCACAACCAAGATTTTACTACCCAGGATTACCAATAAATTATTACGGAATTATCTCATTAAATTATGTATTTTAGCACAGTATTTAATTCCACAAAACAATGCTTTCCGAATTGCAGAAAAAACTGGATTACGTCAATGCTTACAGAGAAAATCGTCTCAAAACGGCACAGGACGTTTTAGAAAACCCTTCACTTTTTAGTGAGTTGGTTTCGATTTGCTTTTCGCCCCAAGACAAAAACAATCATAAAGCCTGCTGGATTTTAGAATTTGTCTCTTACGAAGAATTGCATTGGCTTCAACCTCATCTTGACTTTTTCTGTTCGAATCTGAAAGTTTTAAAAGATGAAAGTTCCATGCGTCCGATTGCCAAGGTGGTTCAGCTTTTGGTAAAATCGCATTACAAGAAAAACGAAAACGGGATTCAGCTTTCTGAAGAAAATCTACAAGATTGCATCGAAGCCTCTTTCGACTGGCTGATTAACGATACCAAAGTTGCCACAAAAGCGTATTCCATAAGAACCTTATATATTCTAGGAAATTATTACGACTGGATTCATCCCGAACTCAAAGTCATAATCGATAAAGATTTCGGAGACCATTCCCCTGCCTACAAAGCCGTTGCCAAAGAAGTTTTGAAAAAAATAAAATAGCTTTTTTTTGATAGCCACGAATTCACGAATTTTTTCTTTCACTTTTCGTTTAAAAATATAATTCGTGAATTCGTGGCGGAAAAAACTAGTACAAAACGAAATTTTGGTTGAAAAAAGATTAAAAAGTATCTTTGCAAAAACACAACTCAAAATGAATTATTTTTCTTCTGATTTTAAATTAGGAATATTAGGTGGCGGACAATTAGGTAAAATGCTTTTGTTTGACACCAGAAAATTTGACATACAAACTTACGTTCTGGATCCAAGCGACGAAGCACCGAGTAAAATTGCCTGCAACAAGTTTTTTCAAGGCGATTTAATGGATTATGAAACCGTTTACAATTTCGGGAAACAAGTCGATGTTTTGACTTTTGAAATCGAATTGGTAAATCTTGAAGCTTTAACGCAATTGGAAAACGAAGGTTTAAAAATATATCCTTCTCCAAAAACCTTAAAAGGAATTCAGAATAAAGGCGTTCAAAAAGAATTTTACGCTAAAAATAATATCCCAACCGCACCTTTCGAAAGATTTGAAAATTTAGAAAATCTAAAATCTAAAATCAACGATCTAAAATTACCATTTGTGTGGAAATGCACCGAATTTGGTTATGACGGAAACGGAGTAAAAATAGTTCGTCAGGTATCCGATTTAGATACTTTGCCAAATGTAGAATGTATTGCAGAAACTATGGTTCCGTTCAAAAACGAATTGGCGGTAATTGTAGTTAGAAATCCATCTGGAGAAATGAAAACATATCCGGTTGTCGAAATGGAATTTCACCCAGAAGCCAACCAAGTAGAATACGTAATCTGCCCAGCAAGAATTGATGATAAAGTAGCTGAAAAAGCCAGAGCAATTGCTTTGCAGGTTTCAGAAAACTTCAATCATGTTGGTCTTTTAGCCGTTGAAATGTTCCAGACTCAGGACGACGAAATTTTGGTTAACGAAGTTGCTCCTCGCCCACACAATTCTGGTCATTATTCTATCGAAGCAAGTTATACTTCACAATTCGAAAATCATTTACGTGCTATTTTAGATCTTCCATTAGGAAACACAGACAGTAAAGTAGCCGGAATTATGGTCAATTTAGTAGGTGCCGAAGGTCATTCTGGAAATGTAGTGTATGAAAACATCGAAACCATTTTAGGATGGAACGGAGTTACGCCACATATTTACGGCAAAAAACAAACACGCCCTTTCAGAAAAATGGGTCACGTGACAATCGTAAATGAAGATATGGCTGAAGCCAGAAGAATTGCACAGGAAGTGAAGAATACTATTAGAGTGATCAGTGGTCAGTAATTTTTAGTGGTCAATTTTCTCTCGCATTTGACAAAC
This portion of the Flavobacterium panacagri genome encodes:
- a CDS encoding PQQ-dependent sugar dehydrogenase is translated as MKRSLSLFSISLLALMTSCNGQVKKEEKEALAKQPGNVVKTAIGDITLPPPYATESKTKNSKVIGWPEGKTPKAPEGFTVTKFADGFENPRWSYIGPNNDIFVVESGTRTSKNQIIVLRDKDKDGKYETREVFISGLNRPLGMLILKDFFYIANTDGLYRYPYKNAPLKLETQGTKIVELPAGGYNNHWTRSLLANPEGTKIYIGVGSGSNVGENGMDKEIRRAAILEINPDGTGEKIYAEGLRNPMGMDWNPANKKELWTAVNERDELGDDLVPDYITSVKRGGFYGWPYSYFGSIPDPRWKGKGERKDLIERAIVPDVPVGAHTASLGLAFYTKDAFPAKYKNGAFVGQHGSWNRSVISGYKVLFVPFKDGKPSGKPEDFLTGFISDNDKAEVYGRPVAVTVMNDGSLLVNDDSGNTIWKVSAK
- a CDS encoding hemolysin family protein, with the protein product MEILIIFFLILLNGVFSMSEIALISARKNRLETAAKKGNKSAKTALDLANSPNKFLSTVQIGITLIGILTGIYSGDKITADVELFVAGFAALKPYAHSIAVGIVVVVLTFFSLVLGELLPKRIGLNYPEAIAKMVAMPMKVISIITAPFIWLLTSSTDFLLNVLQIKPTADGKVTEEEIKAIIKEGTEVGEVQEIEQDIVERVFHIGDRKVSSLMTHRKSVDMLPLKADKDKIKELVVQDLHAVYPVYNDNYDDIVGVVTLKNIFASIEKDNFDLSVIVSDAPYLMEQTTAYKALENFKKTGVHYALVSDEYGVFQGLITLNDILEALVGDASEFYKDEFQLIEREDGSWLVDGHYSLHDFLTYFELDELTNDYEVNTVSGMIMTELSHIPKEGEKLVWQKFVLEVIDMDGVKIDKVLVKALKE
- a CDS encoding 5-(carboxyamino)imidazole ribonucleotide synthase produces the protein MNYFSSDFKLGILGGGQLGKMLLFDTRKFDIQTYVLDPSDEAPSKIACNKFFQGDLMDYETVYNFGKQVDVLTFEIELVNLEALTQLENEGLKIYPSPKTLKGIQNKGVQKEFYAKNNIPTAPFERFENLENLKSKINDLKLPFVWKCTEFGYDGNGVKIVRQVSDLDTLPNVECIAETMVPFKNELAVIVVRNPSGEMKTYPVVEMEFHPEANQVEYVICPARIDDKVAEKARAIALQVSENFNHVGLLAVEMFQTQDDEILVNEVAPRPHNSGHYSIEASYTSQFENHLRAILDLPLGNTDSKVAGIMVNLVGAEGHSGNVVYENIETILGWNGVTPHIYGKKQTRPFRKMGHVTIVNEDMAEARRIAQEVKNTIRVISGQ
- a CDS encoding adenylate kinase; translated protein: MINIVLFGKPGAGKGTQAEFLKEKYNLTHLSTGDIFRFNLKNDTELGKKARVFMDNGELVPCEVTTAMLIDEVKKHPDTAGFLFDGYPRTINQAEALDKFLPTIGSSVTATIALEADDEILVARLLERGKTSGRADDQDEEKIRVRYQEYNEKTAPLIDYYKAQNKFHAVNGIGEIKDITERLTSVIDNL
- the hpt gene encoding hypoxanthine phosphoribosyltransferase → MIQLHDKQFVPFISAKEIDFALTKIVAQVEDDFGDDTPIFIGVLNGAFMVVSDFLKKYKKPCEVSFIKMASYEGTETTNSVKELIGINQDLSGRTVIIIEDIIDTGNTIEELKHLFKAQNVKHFKIATLFFKPEAYKKDIKIDYIGIRIPNKFIVGYGLDYDGLGRNLTEVYKLAE
- a CDS encoding TonB-dependent receptor is translated as MSFLKCFLFLLIFFVSKNISAQENIDSVKTQKLNEVLISPLHINRDLQNSPASIGVLSEKELLRNNTTDISNVINTIPGVFMQSSNITTTRISIRGIGARTPYGTNKIRAFYGNIPLTSGNSETVIDDIDLQNINQVEVIKGPLSSIYGAGLGGAILISPETFNKGNYQAEVSSVFGSFGLLKNRVGFNWNEKSASFNLSYHNLKTDGWRENSAYNREGITLGGELFRKKNSKLTYFSNYTYLKAYIPSSINKTTFENNPQAGAPTWVASKGFKEYKSTLGGLAYDFKINDNLNNSTSVFINYKDSNEPRPFDILRQYTFASGARTQFSGDFNIGKIKNQFIAGLEYFRDNYSGNTFQNLYQQNNGNGSLQGNQLTATDQKRDFYNIFSQIRTLLSEHFEIQAGLNYNKTKFELQNDFPASANNLKEKYSYDGIFSPQLSFLYKPNEVRTFYFSVSRGFSLPATEETLTSTGNINSDIKPETGYNFELGGKLHFFNRKLYTEIAIYRMEIKDLLVAKRIGDDQYEGVNAGKTFHEGIEISLNHNWPINRIFTLNSYVGASIGNYEFKEFVDNGNDYSGNKLTGVPANTASAGFTLNTNSGFYFTADFQFTDKIPMNDSNADYSDSYSLLNLKTGYQFEILSGLKAHFDAGINNVMNEKYASMILTNATAVGNAQPRFYYPGLPINYYGIISLNYVF